From Pleurocapsa sp. PCC 7319:
ATTATAAAAAGATTCTCCTCTTTCTTCCAATTTAATATCCAGCAAATCATAGATAACCTGAAACTCTTGACGAGATTGATCGCATAGCAATTTCCAGGCATGAAGGCTATCCTCTGCACCTGCTTGAAGATTAACTACTTCTTGTCTAGCATTTTGCTTAAACTCTTCATCTTCATCAAAACGGACTTTTGCTTTTTTATACAAAGATACTAAATCACCAATATCTAAAGCATTTGCCGTAGTCAAAGCTTCGGGATAGGCTTCTCTGAGGTAAGCAATTAACATCCCAAACTGAGTACCCCAGTCACCGACATGATTAAGGCGTAAGACATCGTAACCTCGAAATTCTAAAATTCTGGCGATCGCATCGCCAATAATTGTCGAGCGTAAATGTCCAACGTGCATTTCTTTGGCAATATTAGGACTAGAAAAATCTACAATAACTTTCTCTGTAGGTTGAACTTCAGGAATGCCTAATCTTTCGTCTAATTGAATTTTACGCAATAATTCTGAGATATAGTCTGGCTTGAGGGTAAAGTTGATAAAACCAGGTCCTGCAATAGTGGGCGGGTCACATTTATCTTCAAGCTGAAGATTGTCGATAATCGACTGCGCGATCGCCCGAGGATTTTGTTTAAGAGGTTTTGCCAGAGATAAAGCTACATTAGACTGGTAATCCCCGAATTTAGGATTATTTGTGGGCGCAATTAAAGGATCGGTAGCAGCTAATTCTGTGCCGAAGGCTACTACTAAAGCATGACTAACAGAGTTCTCAAGCTGTTCTAATATGGAAGTCATAATATTAATTTGTTTAGGCCAGAAGAAAATAACTACAGCCAATAAGCAGCTGTTCCCAAAACTATCAACCTATCATTAATTTAGCCAATTTACACCTTCATCCCTAATTATTTTGGCGACTCATATTTTTATTCGCAAAACTAAAAATTCAAAAATAAATTTGAATCCAATTTGACAACCTTGGGGCACTAGTGCAATTTAATCTAAATAACAGTTTATAAATACTCGCTTTATTTAGTGAAAATCTGCTTCCCAAACCGCCATATAAATACGGTCTTTATGATTGCGTTGAATAATCCCTCGTAAATTTCCCACTGTAAAATTATAAGTAGCTTTTTGACGCTGATATACGGCTTGTAGTCCTTGTTCGATATCATCTGTTAATGGTTTTGTGTTTAAAAGTGAATTGAAAATAGAGCGAACTGTAGCAAATTTAGTCGAAGGTGGAACTGCTACTTCTGCTTGACGTAGCTTTTTAGTTTGACTATCAAATATATACCCTAGATCGATTCCTTCTAAAACCACATTTTTATAATTCCAGGCAATACTATTTGCCCAAAAACCTGGTTTGCGCCAAACAGGTTCTCCCAAAGCCTGGAGAATATTGATTTCTGAAGTTCCGGGAATAAAAATTACCGCTTGAAGGGCATTGTTAGTAATTTCAACATTATTTGGAATTTCATTCGGAGTTTTGAAAATTGTCGGTTTGACATCATCGTCAGTGGTCAAAAAAGGTAACTTAGCCTGGGGCAAGTCTAAAAAATTTATCGGGGGTCTTTCATCTATTTTAGTAGTAAGATATCGCCAACTCAGGTAGACATTAGCAACAATCTGGATGCCAATGGTTAAATATAATAATGCATATAGACTGTATTTAAGTTTATTAGTAGCTATTTGAGTTAAACGAGACTTTTCCTTTGATGATTGCAACGCCAATCGCATATCTTTAGCTGAGCTAAACCGCTGACCATAATCAGGAGTGATCGCGCGGTCGATTACTGCCATCAGATTGTAGCTAAAAATAGTTTTTGCTTGCTGTTCAAAACTACTTCTGTTAATCTCAAACTCTCTGGTTTGAGGTGAATGCCCTGTCAGTAAATAAATTGCTGTTAAACCCAAGCTATAGAGATCATTGTTATAAGTTGTACAACCCATTGCTTGTTCTATTGACATATATCCAGGTGTACCAGCTATGAGTTTTGGCGATTGGCAAGTGCCAACTTCTTGGGTAATACCAAAATCAATTAGCACAGGCAAATTATCTTCTTTTCGTAAAATAATATTATTGGGCTTAATGTCGCAGTGAATGATTCCCAAGCTGTGAATACATTCTAGAACAGGTAATAAATTGATCAGAATGCTTTTGGTTTCCGACTCAGATAGTTTCTGTTGCTTAAGCAATTTTTGTTCTAACGTGATGCCTCGAACCCATTCTTGCACTAAATACAGACCGTCAGAGTCCTTAAAATAATCATAAAATTGACAAATTTGATTGTGCCGACCAGCAAGTTTTTTTAAGACTTCTGCTTCCTGCTCAAACATTAGCATCCTAGTCTGCTTTTCTTTAATCGGACAAAGATTAAAACATAATTGCTTAACTACATATTTTTGACATCGATTGACTAGGTCACTTGCTAAAAAAACTCGACTATAGGTACTTTTAGCTATTAAATTATGGAGATAATAGCGTCCATTTAATAATTTATTGGCATTGCATATGTGTGGGATGATATTGTG
This genomic window contains:
- a CDS encoding serine/threonine-protein kinase, which encodes MVKIDAEIQGNGDTKNELSPSHNIIPHICNANKLLNGRYYLHNLIAKSTYSRVFLASDLVNRCQKYVVKQLCFNLCPIKEKQTRMLMFEQEAEVLKKLAGRHNQICQFYDYFKDSDGLYLVQEWVRGITLEQKLLKQQKLSESETKSILINLLPVLECIHSLGIIHCDIKPNNIILRKEDNLPVLIDFGITQEVGTCQSPKLIAGTPGYMSIEQAMGCTTYNNDLYSLGLTAIYLLTGHSPQTREFEINRSSFEQQAKTIFSYNLMAVIDRAITPDYGQRFSSAKDMRLALQSSKEKSRLTQIATNKLKYSLYALLYLTIGIQIVANVYLSWRYLTTKIDERPPINFLDLPQAKLPFLTTDDDVKPTIFKTPNEIPNNVEITNNALQAVIFIPGTSEINILQALGEPVWRKPGFWANSIAWNYKNVVLEGIDLGYIFDSQTKKLRQAEVAVPPSTKFATVRSIFNSLLNTKPLTDDIEQGLQAVYQRQKATYNFTVGNLRGIIQRNHKDRIYMAVWEADFH